In the genome of Arabidopsis thaliana chromosome 4, partial sequence, the window CATTGTCCAAACAAGACATTACAGATCCCCCGAGGTCATTTTAGGTAGGCTAATCAGTTACTTGCTCGTCAATAGATGCTTGTGGATTCCGTAGCTGATGCTTAACGAATGAACATAATTTTTCCCTGGTAACTAATCAGTGGCATATCATTGCAGGTCTAGGATGGAGTTACCAGTGTGACTTATGGAGTATAGGTTGTATACTATTTGAACTATGCACGGTAAAGTCTCTTCATTTTGTTGTATGAATTCTTATCTCCATGTTTATTAGTTGTTTTACTTACTATTGTCAACATTTTCAAACTGTCCATCAGGGTGAGGCTCTCTTTCAGACGCATGATAACCTAGAACATCTAGCTATGATGGAGAGGGCGCTTGGACCTTTACCTGAACATATGACTCGAAAAGCCAGGTTACTTTTCTGTTTCCACAAACATTTGGGTGCGTAAAAAGTCCACAGAGATATAAATGCTCATCGGTTGTTGCATGTATGGTCGTTATGTTTTTGTAGCCGGGGTGCTGAGAAATATTTCAGGAGAGGGTGTCGGTTGAATTGGCCAGAAGGAGCCAACTCTAGAGAAAGTATTAGGGCTGTAAAAAGACTTGATCGTCTCAAGGTTTAATCACCATTAATTCTTGTTAGTGTCTAAtgatatatcttttgtttaatatgCCGTAATCTGAAGTAGAAACTGCTTACAATTCTTGCAGGATATGGTATCGAAACATGTTGACAACACGAGATCTAGATTTGCAGATCTATTGTATGGTTTATTGGCATATGATCCATCTGAGCGTCTCACAGCAAACGAAGCTCTTGACCATCCTTTCTTTAAGAGCTCAAGttgagaagaagcaaaatcagAACCATAAAATGTAGAATTTTACTTGGtaacaagtttttttgttagattcCTCTAAAGCTCCCGTTCTCAGTAGCACCAAACAGTAGTATTCCTATTTCAGTTACGAGTTTGGCTACGTTTATTCTGGAAAATACCTCTGTTGTACATTGTGTTGTTGAGAATATAAAACTTGCATCATATTTTGAAACTAATCAATCGTGTAAATTGCATATCATAAGCAAAATCTACACATTGCACCATCCATTATCATATTAATGAAACTTAAGATGCCCCAAGGACTCGATGATTCTCAATCTTAAGTGAAGAAGACTGTTTCACTTTCACCCACCAAGAAACTGTATATGTACTTATAATTGAAGACTAGGTACATTCTCTATTAATAACCATTGGTTTTGGTCGTTGTTACTCGAGATCTTCAGTGAAATCGACCAGCCTCTCGCCCACTTTGTATCGATTATCGAATTCCAGCTTGTGAAGGTAGAGGATAAGATCACGAATGAGCTTGACACTAAACCATATGGGGATTAAGGCAAGGATCGCCGGCCAAATGAACCGCTGGACGGTTAAGTTGACTGCACTGGAAAATCCAAGAATTGGGAACAGAGAGTTTACCACCACGTAGGGAACGCAGAGAGTGAATAAAAGGGACACTATGATCGAACCAATAACATCTCGAATCAGCCACGTAAAGGGAAGTCGGTTGATTGTAACGCTTCTGATTCTTTGAAGCTTTTCCCGCCAGGCCACAGTTGCAAAACAGTTGATCCGTGTGAGCATAGTCTGCGAGAGAAGAAAGCAGTTACAATAACGAGTTCTTGATTGAAGCAATAATGATGGACAGACGTTTCATCTTACCAGAAAGATCCAGATGTGTAGGACGACTACACCGATCAACCAATCGTGGAGCAAGTTATATACTGGGGATTCACCTAGCGGAACTTGTGATGGGATGATGATCATAAGGTCGATAAGGAGACCGAGCACTCCCGGTATGACAGAGATCTGTTCACAGCAAAACATCATGATTcaaaaattcataatattCAGACGTTTTCAGTGAAAGAGTTTTGGGATTTCTTACCCATATGGAGAATAACAAGACATTCCGTATGAACATCAGGACATGGTTGAGAAGCAAATCGGTTCTTCCCGTTATGAAATGATCATAGACAAAGCAAGTGATGATATAGATTCCTCGCAGGATACAGAATCCAATCCAGAAAGCACAAAGATCTAAAATGAttggttttaaaattagaAGCATAATACAAAGGAGAAAGACGTGTGAAGCAAGATTAAGAAAGTACAAACCGTCGTGTTTGAGTCCGAAACTTAGcatgaagaaagagatagagtGGAAAAACGCCCTTCCCACTAGAATTGGTAAAGCCATGAAGGTTGTACTAACAAGAAACATACTCAGAGAAGCAAGAATCAACATCACTCCAATCCTCACCATAAACCTGAGACTTCAACTTATCAGAATATAGATTTTGCGAAGGAAGTTATCTCTATTAAAAGCATGTTAACTACTACCTTTTATCTCTTTGCTCGTTTGTATCCTTTTCACAGGTGGTATCGCTTTGAGATCCATGCAAACTGACCATAGAGCCTTCAGCTATGCCAAATACTAGACACCGAAGTCTCATATTATGATTTGCACGGTGTTTTCGGGGCTCTCCAAGCAAGAAATCACTCAACTTGAGCAAAGAACTGATAGTGATAACCCACTTGTGAACTATGGGTCTGATGGATGGTCTAATTAAATTGGCTAACCACCGGGGACCGAATATTACTAGGCACATATAAGCAACAAGTAAGCCAAACACAAACTCATCCTCGTACACCCTGCATATCCCTTATTAGGCACATTTTGTTCAAGAATCGAGAAATTAGAAACATTATGTGGTAAGGTCCAGAGGAGCTTACCCAAATTGGAGAGGGAAAAAGGACTGGCTGATGAGACTGATTGTTTTTATTGGTAAGTGAAGCACAATCACCACCATTGTCCCATGCAAAGCAAACGCCAAGAGAATGGGACCAAGATGCAGTTTGGTGACTTTGTAGTTTGGTTCTGCAACATCTAGCAGATACCATAAGGCTCGTTTCTGAACTATCtgccaaaagaaagaagagaaagtggaGTAAACTAGATGATGCGTGAGAACTGaacaaaaagttcaaattttacCTTTTGGATAAGCTCCATGCAACTTAAAGCAGATACCAAGTACAACGTTCCCATTAACCAATGTTTGTCAGCCATGAGTGGATAGTCTGAAAGAACCTCAACGGTGTGGGAAGCTGTCTTTCCCAGTATAGGGAAAGTGCAGAAATGTAGCCAGCAACCAAGTAACCAAGGCAGAACACCGAGTTTAAAAGACAAGATGAATGTATCCTTAACTGACGGTAAAAACGTTCTGACGCTTGTTAGATAAGTGTCTCGAGACATAGTAAAGACTCCTCCAAGGCAAGCCAATAAAACTGAGCGTATAACCATATCTCCAGCAGCCATTTCAGATGCATTTTCCGCAATCCAACCGTGTGGGAGACAGCGTAGGAGAACTAAAACAACTCGGCCAATCGAAAATGGTAAAAGAACCCTGAAGAAAGACCAATAGATGTTGATGGCAAGAACCtgtagagaaaagaaaagaatctgTTACACAACATGGTGAAACATTAATGTTAATCCGGAAAGCTAAGACAACAATCTCTACAGTGCATGATTCTCTTTATGTAAGAGTAATTGAATAAAGAGAGCTGGGACTTACAGCAAAAGTGTTGTCAC includes:
- a CDS encoding RING/FYVE/PHD zinc finger superfamily protein, encoding MEISPAEDKLVGSGEAVTTEEVSDINNKAVDICRICQSPEEPDNPLRHPCACRGSLKYIHSDCLFLWLNRRKRNHCEICKRSYSIVPVYSENAPERLPWHEFLMGLLMRALRFMNLILPWILMMPFNAYCFSFRPWGRESEFVNQTVFELSLRFPGLFYTAQIVSSATEMVVQMETIRVLLRRHPEFLRRMIILENGLKDRDVTGIVLLLANHLQILCDWWHDQLLQLPFLHIFQRGPLALAFVPRNTPLHQFGAIRRVFSLLSDNTFAVLAINIYWSFFRVLLPFSIGRVVLVLLRCLPHGWIAENASEMAAGDMVIRSVLLACLGGVFTMSRDTYLTSVRTFLPSVKDTFILSFKLGVLPWLLGCWLHFCTFPILGKTASHTVEVLSDYPLMADKHWLMGTLYLVSALSCMELIQKIVQKRALWYLLDVAEPNYKVTKLHLGPILLAFALHGTMVVIVLHLPIKTISLISQSFFPLQFGVYEDEFVFGLLVAYMCLVIFGPRWLANLIRPSIRPIVHKWVITISSLLKLSDFLLGEPRKHRANHNMRLRCLVFGIAEGSMVSLHGSQSDTTCEKDTNEQRDKRFMVRIGVMLILASLSMFLVSTTFMALPILVGRAFFHSISFFMLSFGLKHDDLCAFWIGFCILRGIYIITCFVYDHFITGRTDLLLNHVLMFIRNVLLFSIWISVIPGVLGLLIDLMIIIPSQVPLGESPVYNLLHDWLIGVVVLHIWIFLTMLTRINCFATVAWREKLQRIRSVTINRLPFTWLIRDVIGSIIVSLLFTLCVPYVVVNSLFPILGFSSAVNLTVQRFIWPAILALIPIWFSVKLIRDLILYLHKLEFDNRYKVGERLVDFTEDLE
- the AME3 gene encoding Protein kinase superfamily protein — encoded protein: MIEIDVLQKLVKSDKGRTRCVQMKNWFDYRNHICIVFEKLGPSLFDFLKRNKYSAFPLALVRDFGCQLLESVAYMHELQLVHTDLKPENILLVSSENVKLPDNKRSAANETHFRCLPKSSAIKLIDFGSTVCDNRIHHSIVQTRHYRSPEVILGLGWSYQCDLWSIGCILFELCTGEALFQTHDNLEHLAMMERALGPLPEHMTRKASRGAEKYFRRGCRLNWPEGANSRESIRAVKRLDRLKDMVSKHVDNTRSRFADLLYGLLAYDPSERLTANEALDHPFFKSSS